The following DNA comes from Nitrogeniibacter aestuarii.
CTACTTCAACCTCGGTGCGATGAACCATCACCAGGATGAAGAAGAGGATTTGTTCCCGGTGCTGCTCGAACGCTGCCCGGCGAATGTCCGCCAGCGCATCCGGCGCCTGGTTGCCTGGATCAAGGACGACCATCGCGCGCTGGAAGCCACCTGGGCGCAACTGCGTGAGCAGCTTGTGATGGTGGCGTCGGGTGACAGTGATCAGCTCGACGCAGACGTGGTGGCAAATTTTTCGGCGCAGTACCTCAATCACCTCGATCGGGAAGACAACGAGCTGTTTCCGCTGGCAGCCAATATTCTGACCGACGCGGACATCCGTCAGATGAGCGAGCGGATGCGGGCACGGCGAACCGGTAGCCATCAATGAAAACGGGCGCCAGAGGCGCCCGTTTTCATTGATTGAGGCTCAATCAGGCACTCGACTGATTGTTGAGCAGGGCCTTGAGGCCATCGATATCCAGGATCTTGATGTGTTTTTGCTGCACCGAAATCAGCCCCTGATCCTGGAAACGGGAGAAGGCCCGAGATACGGTCTCCAGCTTCAGACCGAGGTAGGAGCCGATTTCGTCGCGCGTCATGCGCAGGTGGAATTCGGCTGCGGAGAAACCGCGTGCAGTGAAGCGCTGTGACAGGTTGATCAGGAACGCTGCCAGGCGCTCCTCGGCACGCATGGACCCGAGCAGCATCATGACGCTGTGATCGCGCACGATCTCGCGGCTCATCACCTTGTGAAACTGGTGTTGAAGTGACTCGACCTCCCGTGACAGCTCTTCGAGCTTGTCGAAAGGAATGATGCACACTTCACTGTCTTCGAGCGCCTGCGCATCGCAGGTATGGTTCTCGGTGCTGATGCCATCCAGACCCAGAATCTCGCCGGACATCTGGAAGCCGGTGACCTGATCCCGCCCGTCCTCGAAGAGCACGTTGGTCTTGAAAGACCCGGAACGCACAGCGTAAATGGCCTCGAAATGATCGCCGGCGCGGTAGAGGTGCTGGTGACGCTTCACCTTTCGACGGCTGCCGATGAGTTCATCAAGCTGCTCGATCTCGCCGTTCTCGAGTCCAAACGGCAGGCATAACTCCTGCAGATTGCACTGGGAACAGGCGGTTTTCAGGTCCGCTGCCGTGACCTTGATGATGGCGCCGCGTTGCATTCAGCTCTCTCTCCGTCTTACTTCCAGTTGCTTGTTCCGGGGCTGTCCGGCAAGCCCCGTTGATCCACGTCAACTCAGTTGGGGCGGGTTTTTGAGATGGTAGGCTCCAATCGAGGAAGCCGCAAATCATGGACAACCAGAAAGAACTTGTATTCGACCCGAACCTGATCCGCAAATTCGACGTCAATGGCCCACGCTACACGTCGTACCCGACAGCGGACCGCTTCGTCGAAGCCTTCAATGCCGACGCGCTAACCGATTGGCTTGGACAGCGCGCGGGCGGGGGGTTGAGCCGACCCTTGTCATTGTACTTCCACATTCCGTTCTGCAACACCATTTGCTACTACTGTGCCTGCAACAAGATCATCACCAAGGACCACAGTCGTTCCGCCAAGTATCTGAAATACCTGGCGAAAGAAGTGGCCATGCAAGCGGCTGCCCTTAATGGAAGCCGGGAGGTGATCCAGCTCCATCTGGGCGGTGGTACGCCCACTTTCCTGTCGCATGACGAAATGCGCGAGCTCATGACCATCGTGCGACAGCATTTCACGCTGTTGCCCGACGGCGAATATTCGATCGAGGTGGACCCGCGCAAGGTCGACTACGCCACCGTGGCGATGCTCGCAGAAGCAGGTTTCAATCGTATGAGCATCGGCGTGCAGGATTTCAACATCGATGTTCAGCGAGCGGTCAATCGGGTACAGAGCTTCGACGAGACCAAGCTCGTGCTTGATGCCGCGCGCGAAACGGGTTTTCAGTCGATCAGCATGGACCTGATCTACGGCTTGCCCAAACAGAATGTGATCAGCTTCAATCGCACACTGCAGCAGGTGCTTGAACTGTCACCCGACCGCATTTCACTCTACAGCTACGCTCACCTGCCAGGGCTGTTCAAACCCCAGCGGCGCATCGACGCGGCCGACATGCCCAGTGCCGACACCAAGCTCCAGATCCTTCAACTGGCCATTCGCCGGCTGACCGAGGCGGGCTACGTCTACATCGGCATGGATCACTTCGCCAAGCCGGACGATGAACTGGCCATCGCCCAGCGCCAGGGCCGGTTGCATCGAAACTTTCAGGGCTACAGCACGCACGCCGAATGTGACCTGCTGGCCTTCGGTGTGTCGGCCATCGGCAAGATGGGCCCAACGTATTCACAGAACGTGAAAACGCTCGACGAGTATTACGACGCCCTCGATCAGGATCGCCTGCCTGTGCTGCGCGGTATCGAGGCGACCCAGGACGATCTGCTGCGCCGTTCGATCATTCAGGCGTTGATGTGCCACTTCGAGCTGTCGATTCCTGCGCTCGAACAGGCGCACATGATCGATTTCAAGAGTTACTTCGCGGCCGAACTCGAAGACCTCCGCGCCATGGCCAAATCGGGCCTGGTGACCGTGGGTGACGAGTGGCTCACCGTCGAGCCTGCCGGGCGCCTGCTGGTGCGTGGCATTGCCATGGTTTTCGACAAGTACCTGCGCGCCGATCGCGAACGGGCCCGCTACTCCAAGGTGATCTGACGCTGGGGCAGGTCGCGTGCTAGGCTCGCGGCCTGTCGTCTCGTTCTGATGTCCCATGCCCGAAACCGGTTACTTCGCTGTCTTTCTCATTGGCCTGCTCGGTGGAACGCACTGCGTCGCCATGTGCGGCGGGATTGTGGGCGCGCTGACCGTTCAGATCCCCGGGCAGGTCAAGCGCCAGTGGCCGATCCATCTCACCTATAACCTCGGCCGCATCACCACGTATACGGCGCTCGGGGCCCTGCTCGGGGCCATCGGCTCGGTGGGCTTGTTGTTTGACAACTTTCTGCCGGTCCAGATGACGCTGTATGTGCTCGCCAACGTCATGCTCGTG
Coding sequences within:
- the fnr gene encoding fumarate/nitrate reduction transcriptional regulator Fnr, translated to MQRGAIIKVTAADLKTACSQCNLQELCLPFGLENGEIEQLDELIGSRRKVKRHQHLYRAGDHFEAIYAVRSGSFKTNVLFEDGRDQVTGFQMSGEILGLDGISTENHTCDAQALEDSEVCIIPFDKLEELSREVESLQHQFHKVMSREIVRDHSVMMLLGSMRAEERLAAFLINLSQRFTARGFSAAEFHLRMTRDEIGSYLGLKLETVSRAFSRFQDQGLISVQQKHIKILDIDGLKALLNNQSSA
- the hemN gene encoding oxygen-independent coproporphyrinogen III oxidase — protein: MDNQKELVFDPNLIRKFDVNGPRYTSYPTADRFVEAFNADALTDWLGQRAGGGLSRPLSLYFHIPFCNTICYYCACNKIITKDHSRSAKYLKYLAKEVAMQAAALNGSREVIQLHLGGGTPTFLSHDEMRELMTIVRQHFTLLPDGEYSIEVDPRKVDYATVAMLAEAGFNRMSIGVQDFNIDVQRAVNRVQSFDETKLVLDAARETGFQSISMDLIYGLPKQNVISFNRTLQQVLELSPDRISLYSYAHLPGLFKPQRRIDAADMPSADTKLQILQLAIRRLTEAGYVYIGMDHFAKPDDELAIAQRQGRLHRNFQGYSTHAECDLLAFGVSAIGKMGPTYSQNVKTLDEYYDALDQDRLPVLRGIEATQDDLLRRSIIQALMCHFELSIPALEQAHMIDFKSYFAAELEDLRAMAKSGLVTVGDEWLTVEPAGRLLVRGIAMVFDKYLRADRERARYSKVI
- a CDS encoding hemerythrin domain-containing protein encodes the protein MTESLIPVAPALDEPLEILSACHGRVRANLQTLDRLIRWLPDHGADKDAQQAAINVMRYFNLGAMNHHQDEEEDLFPVLLERCPANVRQRIRRLVAWIKDDHRALEATWAQLREQLVMVASGDSDQLDADVVANFSAQYLNHLDREDNELFPLAANILTDADIRQMSERMRARRTGSHQ